One window from the genome of Spirosoma rhododendri encodes:
- a CDS encoding rubredoxin translates to MTSLRILTQGGSLAPNDLRQIAGWAQDYGLTTLEVSNRQEILLNPPSKTIREDLARRIQALGLLTDEADPLAQNIVSSLPATDVFADTPWLTAGVYLDVLAQFREVSPRLKINFIDPAQSLVSPFTGNVNFVASPEAGYWYVFLRPSGSVRRYAWPILLESESIGAFVRVVEKYYFQNEVDTGVRATAETFYRAVMADFQGNTRKVSQELILPDSTMPVYEGFHRGPSGNYWLGLFRKSFTFPLGFIEALCDLCRETRVGQLYLTPYKTLLIKEIRDADRPAWDRLLGRFGIRTNVPAWHLNWQLPNTDDHAIALKNQILNQLDDTDVRTDELSFAVKVPFSEAAAQVVIQQNGSPESFDIYQRASHSTTNAQYVLFAKSQSLGQLGESIRQLSLAYYERLSAPVSPSFADDDKPAEQPKRLVHQCPGCLSRYDAQYGEPHRGITPGTSFGELATDYTCDVCEAEKGLFVEKWLV, encoded by the coding sequence ATGACGTCGCTCCGTATTCTCACACAAGGCGGTAGCCTTGCCCCCAACGACCTCCGGCAAATCGCTGGCTGGGCGCAGGACTATGGCCTGACAACGCTGGAAGTGAGCAACCGGCAGGAAATTCTGCTCAACCCGCCCTCGAAAACGATTCGCGAAGACCTTGCCCGGCGTATTCAGGCGCTGGGACTGCTCACCGACGAAGCCGATCCGCTGGCGCAGAACATTGTGTCGTCCTTACCCGCCACCGACGTTTTCGCTGATACCCCCTGGCTGACAGCGGGCGTGTATCTGGACGTGCTGGCGCAATTTCGGGAGGTAAGCCCCCGGCTGAAAATCAACTTCATCGACCCGGCTCAGTCGCTGGTTTCGCCGTTTACGGGTAATGTCAATTTCGTGGCGTCGCCCGAAGCGGGATACTGGTATGTCTTTCTGCGGCCGTCGGGGAGTGTACGCCGGTACGCGTGGCCGATTCTGCTGGAAAGTGAGTCGATCGGCGCGTTCGTGCGGGTAGTTGAGAAGTATTATTTTCAGAACGAAGTCGATACGGGGGTGCGGGCGACAGCCGAAACGTTCTACCGGGCGGTGATGGCCGATTTTCAGGGCAACACCCGCAAGGTGTCGCAGGAACTGATCCTACCAGACAGCACCATGCCTGTTTATGAAGGATTCCACCGGGGACCATCGGGTAACTACTGGCTGGGCCTGTTCCGTAAATCGTTTACGTTTCCACTGGGGTTCATAGAAGCCCTCTGCGACCTCTGCCGCGAAACCCGCGTGGGGCAATTGTATCTGACGCCGTACAAGACGTTGCTCATCAAGGAAATCCGCGACGCCGACCGCCCCGCCTGGGACCGGCTGCTAGGCCGTTTCGGCATCCGCACCAACGTTCCGGCGTGGCACCTGAACTGGCAGTTACCCAATACTGACGACCACGCGATTGCGCTGAAAAACCAGATTCTCAACCAACTGGACGATACCGACGTACGGACGGATGAGCTGAGTTTTGCCGTGAAAGTACCGTTTTCGGAAGCAGCCGCGCAGGTTGTGATTCAGCAGAACGGTAGCCCTGAATCGTTCGACATCTATCAGCGGGCGAGTCATTCCACGACCAATGCGCAGTACGTGCTATTCGCCAAAAGCCAGTCGCTGGGGCAGCTTGGCGAGTCGATTCGGCAGTTGTCATTGGCATATTACGAGCGACTCAGCGCACCCGTCAGCCCTTCCTTCGCCGACGATGACAAACCTGCCGAACAGCCAAAACGGCTGGTCCATCAATGCCCCGGCTGCCTGAGCCGCTACGACGCGCAATACGGCGAACCGCACCGGGGCATCACGCCCGGCACGTCATTCGGGGAGTTAGCAACAGACTATACGTGCGACGTCTGCGAAGCTGAGAAGGGTTTGTTTGTGGAAAAGTGGCTGGTGTAA
- a CDS encoding nitrate reductase, with translation MVKSTCSYCGVGCGVLVDKDRNGQLTLQGDPSHPGSKGMLCSKGMNLHYTVMDQSDRLLYPQMRYNRSMPLERVSWDDALDRAAAVFKSLIAKYGPDSVGFYASGQCLTEEYYLINKLTKGFLGTNNLDTNSRLCMSSAVVGYKQTLGEDSVPCSYEDIDLADTLLVAGANPAWCHPIIFRRVEARKAAFPDFKLIVVDPRRTQTAVMADLHLQIKPGTDITLYHAIARGLIDRGMIDQNFIDNHTDGFDSFNEKVHERTLKEAASICGISLEDLKWAIEYIGRSKGFMSMWTMGLNQSVVGVNKNVSLINLSLITGQIGKPGAGPLSLTGQPNAMGGRETGGMANLLSAHRDMANPAHRQEVADFWGVDSVPAKPGLTATDMFAALRDGRMKAVWIVCTNPMVSLPDSKIVEEALQNAKFVVVQDISNRADTVAYADLVLPAAGWGEKIGTMTSSERRVSYLNKFAEPPGEAKPDAEIIWTFAQKMGFGDAFPYTHPSQVYDEHVRLTTGTNIDVTGLSHERLRTGGTIQWPVPTTESTGTARLFTDHQFYTPNCRAQIKTVSDENHSEPTTPDFPLVLTTGRIRDQWHTMTKTGKVAKLNTHIPKPFLEIHPKDADERGIQDGDPVVITGHRGEVRVNATVTKDIRRGVVFLPMHWGKLFNKGFARANNVTSSLYDPVSKEPDLKFSAVQVAKVAMPARRILIVGAGAAATRFVSAHRALNVDDDIHVFSREVNPFYNRVMLPDYVSGVKSWDKLVKLTPDAVADLNVTLHTGVSIDTIDRDAKTITDSTGAVHPYDVLLLTTGSRAFMPAEYKTNLQGVLTMRTRHDADDLLAQLQPGDPCMIVGGGLLGLELAASLREIGVRVYVVQRENRLMTRQLDEVASELLYQELTDRGIDILYNESIRYYVGEKSVEGVHMANGQTIPVKAVVFAIGTQPNAELARAAGLTVNRGIVVNEYLQTSDPSVFAAGEVAEMSGQLWGITAAAEEQAEVIARHLNGDLVNHYAGSLSMNILKMDGLNLCSLGIPSAPAGAKGYEEVVFIDRAKRYYKKCIIHRDRLVGAILIGDKNEFLEYKDLIHNRTELSDKRLSLLRSGQAPKPVLGKLVCSCNTVGEGNLIEAIKGGATEFGKLCQTTGAGTGCGSCKPEVKAILDRVGKKAAVGV, from the coding sequence ATGGTAAAGTCAACCTGTTCGTATTGTGGTGTCGGCTGTGGCGTGTTGGTTGATAAAGACCGTAACGGTCAGCTCACGCTTCAGGGCGATCCCAGCCACCCCGGCAGTAAGGGCATGTTGTGCTCGAAGGGCATGAACCTGCATTACACGGTCATGGATCAGTCGGACCGGCTGCTGTACCCGCAGATGCGCTACAACCGGAGTATGCCCCTCGAACGGGTGTCGTGGGACGACGCGCTGGACCGGGCGGCTGCCGTGTTTAAATCCCTGATCGCCAAATACGGCCCCGATTCGGTCGGTTTCTACGCATCGGGGCAGTGCCTGACGGAAGAATATTACCTGATCAACAAGCTGACGAAAGGGTTTCTGGGGACGAACAATCTCGACACCAATTCGCGGCTGTGTATGTCGTCGGCGGTGGTGGGCTACAAGCAGACGCTGGGCGAAGACTCGGTGCCGTGCTCCTACGAAGACATCGACCTGGCCGATACGCTGCTGGTGGCGGGGGCGAACCCGGCCTGGTGCCACCCGATTATTTTCCGGCGCGTCGAAGCCCGCAAAGCGGCCTTCCCCGATTTCAAGCTGATCGTGGTCGACCCGCGCCGGACGCAGACTGCCGTGATGGCCGACCTGCACCTGCAAATCAAACCCGGCACCGACATCACGCTCTATCACGCCATCGCGCGGGGCCTGATTGACCGGGGGATGATCGACCAGAATTTTATCGACAACCACACCGACGGCTTTGACTCGTTCAACGAAAAAGTCCACGAACGGACGCTGAAAGAAGCCGCTTCGATCTGCGGCATTTCGCTGGAAGATTTGAAATGGGCCATCGAATACATCGGTCGCTCGAAAGGGTTTATGAGCATGTGGACGATGGGCCTGAACCAAAGTGTGGTCGGTGTCAACAAAAACGTGTCGCTCATCAACCTGTCGCTTATCACAGGGCAGATTGGTAAGCCCGGCGCTGGACCGCTGTCGCTGACGGGGCAGCCCAACGCGATGGGCGGGCGTGAAACGGGCGGCATGGCTAACCTGCTATCAGCCCACCGCGACATGGCCAACCCCGCCCACCGGCAGGAAGTAGCCGACTTCTGGGGCGTCGACAGTGTACCGGCCAAACCCGGCCTGACGGCGACCGACATGTTTGCCGCCCTGCGCGACGGGCGCATGAAAGCCGTCTGGATCGTCTGCACGAACCCGATGGTCAGCCTGCCCGACTCAAAAATTGTCGAAGAAGCCCTGCAAAACGCCAAATTCGTGGTGGTACAGGATATTTCGAACCGGGCCGATACCGTCGCCTACGCCGATCTGGTGCTACCGGCGGCTGGCTGGGGTGAAAAAATCGGCACAATGACCAGTTCGGAACGGCGCGTGTCGTACCTGAACAAATTTGCTGAACCACCGGGCGAAGCCAAACCCGACGCCGAAATCATTTGGACGTTCGCGCAGAAAATGGGCTTCGGCGACGCTTTTCCCTACACGCATCCGTCGCAGGTTTACGACGAACACGTACGACTGACGACGGGCACGAACATCGACGTTACGGGCCTGAGTCACGAGCGACTCCGCACGGGTGGCACCATCCAATGGCCCGTTCCGACCACTGAATCGACCGGTACAGCGCGACTGTTCACGGATCATCAGTTTTATACACCCAACTGCCGGGCGCAGATCAAAACGGTGTCCGACGAAAATCACTCCGAACCCACCACACCCGACTTTCCGCTCGTGTTGACCACCGGTCGCATCCGCGATCAGTGGCACACAATGACCAAAACGGGCAAGGTCGCCAAGCTGAACACGCACATCCCGAAGCCGTTCCTGGAAATTCACCCGAAAGACGCCGACGAGCGCGGCATTCAGGACGGCGACCCGGTCGTGATTACGGGCCACCGGGGCGAAGTACGGGTCAACGCGACCGTGACGAAAGACATCCGGCGGGGCGTAGTGTTCCTGCCGATGCACTGGGGCAAGCTCTTCAACAAAGGCTTCGCCCGCGCCAACAACGTCACGAGTTCGCTCTACGACCCCGTCTCGAAAGAACCGGATTTGAAGTTTTCGGCCGTGCAGGTCGCGAAAGTCGCCATGCCTGCCCGGCGCATCCTGATCGTCGGGGCCGGTGCTGCCGCTACGCGCTTTGTCAGTGCCCACCGCGCCCTCAACGTTGACGACGACATCCACGTCTTCAGCCGGGAGGTGAACCCGTTCTACAACCGCGTCATGCTCCCCGACTACGTCAGCGGAGTCAAATCGTGGGACAAGCTGGTGAAGCTCACGCCCGACGCCGTGGCCGATCTGAACGTAACGCTGCATACCGGCGTCAGCATCGACACCATCGACCGCGACGCCAAAACGATCACCGATTCAACCGGCGCGGTTCACCCCTACGACGTGCTGCTCCTGACCACCGGCAGCCGGGCGTTTATGCCTGCCGAATACAAAACCAACCTGCAAGGCGTGCTGACGATGCGTACCCGCCACGATGCCGACGACCTGCTGGCTCAGCTTCAACCCGGCGACCCGTGCATGATCGTGGGCGGTGGCCTGCTGGGGCTGGAACTGGCCGCGTCGCTGCGGGAGATTGGCGTGCGGGTCTACGTCGTACAACGCGAAAACCGCCTGATGACCCGCCAACTCGACGAAGTCGCCAGCGAACTGCTGTATCAGGAACTGACCGACCGGGGCATTGACATTCTCTACAACGAAAGCATTCGCTACTACGTCGGTGAAAAGTCGGTCGAGGGTGTACACATGGCCAACGGGCAGACCATTCCCGTCAAAGCCGTCGTGTTTGCTATCGGTACGCAGCCCAACGCTGAACTCGCCCGCGCGGCTGGCCTGACTGTTAATCGGGGTATCGTCGTGAACGAATACCTGCAAACGAGCGATCCCAGCGTTTTCGCGGCCGGTGAGGTAGCCGAAATGAGCGGGCAGCTATGGGGCATCACGGCAGCGGCCGAAGAGCAGGCCGAGGTTATCGCCCGACACCTCAACGGCGATCTGGTTAACCACTACGCCGGTTCGCTATCGATGAACATCCTGAAAATGGACGGGCTGAACCTGTGTTCGCTGGGCATTCCATCGGCACCGGCGGGGGCCAAAGGATACGAGGAAGTGGTGTTCATCGACCGGGCCAAACGCTACTACAAAAAGTGCATCATCCACCGCGACCGGCTTGTTGGGGCGATTCTAATCGGCGACAAAAACGAGTTTCTGGAGTACAAAGACCTGATTCACAACCGCACCGAACTGTCGGACAAGCGGCTGTCGCTGCTTCGGTCGGGGCAGGCGCCCAAACCCGTGCTGGGTAAGCTGGTCTGTTCGTGCAACACCGTCGGCGAAGGCAACCTGATCGAAGCCATCAAAGGGGGTGCTACCGAGTTCGGTAAACTTTGCCAGACGACCGGTGCCGGAACCGGCTGCGGCTCCTGCAAACCCGAAGTCAAAGCCATCCTCGACCGGGTTGGCAAGAAGGCAGCGGTCGGGGTGTAG
- a CDS encoding putative toxin-antitoxin system toxin component, PIN family, giving the protein MRIVLDTNCLLAILPKVSAYRPVFDAYRSERFELAVSTSILAEYEEILSARTTPAIARNVLELINRQPNTILSTVYYQWGIITTDYDDNKFVDCALAVSANYIVTNDRHFNQIREHDFPVIACLRLDAFMALLPWITLHQPLFHKQTLLSFADVARIVCC; this is encoded by the coding sequence ATGCGAATTGTGCTCGATACGAACTGTTTGCTCGCCATTTTGCCTAAAGTGTCGGCGTATCGACCTGTTTTTGATGCCTATCGAAGTGAACGGTTTGAACTTGCCGTCAGTACGTCAATTCTTGCCGAGTACGAAGAAATTCTGAGTGCCCGGACCACGCCCGCTATTGCCCGCAACGTGTTGGAATTGATCAATCGTCAGCCCAATACTATTCTAAGCACAGTGTATTACCAGTGGGGGATTATCACCACCGACTATGATGATAACAAGTTTGTCGATTGCGCGCTTGCAGTTAGTGCAAACTACATTGTCACGAATGATCGTCATTTCAACCAGATTCGTGAACACGATTTTCCGGTTATCGCCTGCCTGCGGCTCGATGCATTTATGGCACTGCTTCCCTGGATAACCTTACACCAGCCACTTTTCCACAAACAAACCCTTCTCAGCTTCGCAGACGTCGCACGTATAGTCTGTTGCTAA
- a CDS encoding DEAD/DEAH box helicase, producing MAERISYGKTWWGQQWLNALTQIDEESRIPRGKTYANKGAVQSLKIDANLISASVKGTKPRPYKVKLTVPLFTSSEKEALLAEISNNPAILARLLNRQLPEELVQFADARKIPLFPASFDDLGMGCSCPDYAVPCKHLATVIYVIANEIDRNPFLVFQLKGLDILDELKNQQADVLVGGMESVLLLRELGTDDLPDDEDWRPDTDARKQLDFATIPPLSEKLLDLLQPDVTFTKSDFLKSLSRAYTLFGKAANEQTKTTSPVAAARGRKPRAAAKVTAKTTAEQPETPSPSDSIELQLDELMEVKKVGVFSEHGEQRAFADYDISDLTDWLDTLTEADFAEMSDSVRALYLAHQFSAALLRRGAVVPQLLCLGVKEEQYRVRWLPATLNDAVRTQTDLLALQLPPLLLTLRWQKDWLAFTGREQTLMLCSLLMRPLVHDATVELWERWPLEDADRLFFGVETVRFEGFGKREMPLAMQLWLNDFFLTHKRFVPVLAVEDSELGEEFRVSLLIRDNDAKPVAPEPAPKSGRSTKKGATTPTVVPPIPLADILRDKAHAGIRMAVLQDLLVLSRHFPDLAQLTKADGEAYLYYKPDDFVKILLDTLPRMQLLGISLLLPKSLRHWVRPSAGGRLRAKAKATASNAFMRLDDMLTFDWQIALGEEMVGVKEFQKLVNDSTGLVKIKDQYVLIDANDLSKLYKQLETPPELTGADLLRAALSEEYKGGRLGIPPDVREIIQQFTDAQAQPLPDALNASLRPYQQRGYDWLVKNTALGMGSLLADDMGLGKTLQVITLLLKFKQEGRFKKQKGLVVLPTTLLTNWQKEIARFAPDLRPHVYHGPGRKLPDDANYDLLLTTYGVVRSDLESLKKTTWAVVIIDEAQNIKNADTEQTKAVKALKSPIRIALSGTPVENRLSEFWSIMDFVNKGYLGGLTKFNEEFGKPIQQERDRQKLDQFRRVTSPFLLRRVKTDKTIISDLPDKIENNQFCALTTEQAALYHSVVEESIRAIEEKDGIARRGLVLKLMTALKQIGNHPRQYLKEGDATPSLSGKATLLLNLLETIYANHEKVLIFTQYREMGELLQQFIQQAFGQQPLFLHGGTSRPDRDQMVEQFQKNRSDHTFILSLKAGGTGLNLTQANHVIHYDLWWNPAVENQATDRAFRIGQTKNVLVYRLMNQGTLEEKIDAMIRSKKELADLSVKTGETWLGDLSDDELKELVSLG from the coding sequence ATGGCCGAACGCATTAGCTACGGCAAAACCTGGTGGGGCCAACAGTGGCTCAACGCGCTGACCCAGATTGATGAAGAGAGTCGGATTCCCCGTGGTAAAACCTACGCCAACAAAGGAGCCGTTCAAAGCCTGAAAATTGACGCCAATCTGATCAGCGCGTCAGTGAAGGGAACAAAACCACGGCCTTACAAGGTAAAGCTGACCGTACCCCTATTCACCAGTTCGGAAAAAGAAGCGCTGCTAGCGGAAATCAGCAACAATCCCGCAATACTGGCGCGGCTGTTGAACCGGCAGTTGCCGGAGGAACTGGTACAGTTTGCGGACGCCCGCAAAATCCCCCTGTTTCCCGCTTCCTTCGATGATTTGGGAATGGGCTGTTCCTGTCCTGATTACGCGGTCCCCTGTAAGCACCTGGCGACTGTCATTTACGTCATTGCCAATGAAATCGACCGGAATCCGTTTCTGGTGTTTCAGCTAAAAGGGCTGGACATTCTGGATGAGTTGAAGAATCAGCAGGCCGACGTACTGGTTGGCGGGATGGAAAGCGTACTGCTTTTGCGCGAACTGGGTACTGACGACCTGCCCGACGACGAAGACTGGCGACCCGACACCGACGCCCGCAAACAGCTCGACTTTGCCACCATTCCGCCCCTGTCCGAGAAACTTCTCGATCTGCTGCAACCCGACGTTACGTTCACAAAAAGTGATTTCCTGAAGTCGCTCAGCAGGGCGTACACGTTGTTCGGCAAAGCGGCCAACGAACAGACCAAAACCACCAGTCCGGTAGCGGCAGCGCGTGGCCGAAAGCCCAGGGCCGCAGCCAAAGTCACGGCTAAAACGACCGCCGAGCAACCCGAAACGCCCAGCCCGAGCGACAGCATCGAACTACAACTCGACGAGTTGATGGAGGTGAAAAAGGTAGGCGTGTTTTCCGAACACGGTGAACAACGCGCCTTTGCCGATTACGACATCAGCGATCTGACCGACTGGCTCGACACGCTTACCGAAGCCGACTTCGCGGAGATGAGCGATTCAGTACGGGCCCTGTACCTCGCGCACCAGTTTTCGGCCGCCCTGCTCCGCCGGGGAGCCGTGGTGCCGCAGTTGCTGTGTTTGGGCGTAAAAGAAGAGCAGTATCGGGTTCGGTGGCTACCAGCGACGCTCAACGACGCCGTACGGACGCAAACTGATTTGCTGGCCCTGCAACTACCGCCATTGCTTCTCACCCTGCGCTGGCAAAAAGACTGGCTTGCCTTTACCGGACGCGAACAGACGCTGATGCTCTGTTCGTTGTTGATGCGCCCACTCGTTCACGACGCCACGGTTGAACTGTGGGAACGCTGGCCGCTGGAAGATGCCGACCGGCTTTTTTTCGGGGTCGAAACAGTCCGGTTTGAGGGGTTTGGCAAGCGGGAGATGCCACTGGCCATGCAGCTCTGGCTCAACGACTTTTTCCTGACCCACAAACGGTTCGTACCCGTGCTGGCGGTGGAAGACAGCGAACTGGGCGAAGAATTCCGGGTTAGCCTACTCATCCGCGACAACGACGCCAAACCCGTCGCGCCGGAACCTGCGCCGAAGTCGGGCCGGTCGACGAAAAAGGGGGCAACCACACCCACCGTCGTTCCCCCGATACCGCTGGCCGACATCCTGCGCGACAAAGCCCACGCCGGTATTCGCATGGCCGTGTTGCAGGATCTGCTGGTACTGTCGCGGCACTTCCCCGACTTGGCCCAGCTAACCAAAGCCGACGGTGAAGCGTACCTCTACTACAAACCCGACGACTTCGTCAAGATCCTGCTCGACACGCTGCCCCGGATGCAGCTACTTGGCATTTCGCTGCTGCTCCCAAAATCACTCCGGCACTGGGTACGCCCGTCGGCGGGTGGGCGGCTGCGGGCCAAAGCGAAAGCCACGGCCAGCAATGCGTTTATGCGGCTGGACGATATGCTCACCTTCGACTGGCAGATTGCCCTCGGCGAGGAGATGGTGGGCGTGAAGGAGTTTCAGAAGCTGGTCAACGATTCGACGGGGCTGGTCAAGATCAAAGATCAGTACGTATTGATCGATGCCAATGACCTGAGCAAGCTCTATAAGCAACTCGAAACCCCGCCCGAGCTGACCGGTGCCGACCTCCTCCGGGCGGCTCTGTCGGAAGAATACAAAGGCGGGCGGCTGGGGATTCCGCCTGATGTGCGCGAAATCATCCAGCAGTTTACCGACGCGCAGGCGCAACCCCTTCCTGACGCCCTCAACGCCAGCCTTCGCCCCTACCAGCAACGCGGTTATGACTGGCTCGTCAAAAACACCGCCCTTGGCATGGGTAGCCTGCTGGCCGACGACATGGGCCTGGGAAAAACCTTGCAGGTCATTACCCTGCTGTTGAAATTCAAGCAGGAAGGTCGGTTTAAAAAGCAGAAAGGTCTGGTTGTGCTGCCCACTACGCTGCTAACCAACTGGCAGAAGGAAATCGCCCGTTTCGCCCCTGACCTGCGCCCGCACGTCTACCACGGTCCCGGCCGCAAGCTTCCCGACGACGCGAACTACGATCTGCTGCTGACGACCTACGGCGTGGTACGTTCTGACCTGGAATCGCTTAAGAAGACGACCTGGGCAGTGGTGATTATCGACGAAGCGCAGAACATCAAAAACGCCGATACGGAACAGACCAAAGCGGTCAAAGCCCTGAAATCACCGATCCGCATTGCCCTCAGCGGTACGCCCGTCGAGAACCGGCTGTCGGAGTTCTGGAGCATTATGGACTTCGTCAATAAGGGCTATCTAGGCGGGCTGACCAAGTTCAATGAGGAGTTTGGCAAGCCGATTCAGCAGGAACGCGACCGCCAGAAACTCGATCAGTTCCGGCGCGTAACGAGTCCGTTCCTGCTCCGGCGCGTCAAAACCGATAAAACGATCATCAGCGACCTACCCGACAAGATCGAGAACAATCAGTTTTGCGCTCTCACGACCGAGCAGGCAGCCCTGTACCACAGCGTGGTCGAAGAAAGTATCCGGGCTATCGAGGAGAAAGACGGCATTGCCCGGCGCGGCTTGGTGTTGAAGCTGATGACGGCCCTGAAACAGATCGGCAACCACCCACGTCAGTACCTGAAAGAAGGCGACGCGACACCGTCATTATCGGGCAAGGCGACCCTATTGCTCAACCTGCTCGAAACGATCTACGCCAACCACGAGAAGGTGCTGATTTTTACGCAGTACCGCGAAATGGGTGAACTGCTCCAACAGTTTATCCAGCAGGCATTTGGGCAGCAGCCGCTGTTTCTACACGGCGGCACCTCCCGCCCCGACCGCGATCAGATGGTCGAGCAGTTCCAGAAAAACCGCTCTGACCACACATTTATTCTGTCGCTCAAAGCTGGTGGTACGGGCCTGAACCTGACGCAGGCCAATCACGTCATTCACTATGATTTGTGGTGGAACCCGGCTGTCGAAAATCAAGCCACTGACCGCGCCTTCCGCATCGGACAGACGAAGAACGTACTGGTGTACCGGCTAATGAACCAGGGAACGCTGGAAGAGAAAATTGACGCCATGATCCGCAGCAAAAAAGAACTCGCCGACCTCAGCGTCAAAACCGGCGAAACCTGGCTCGGCGACCTCTCCGACGACGAACTGAAAGAACTGGTATCTTTAGGCTAA
- a CDS encoding Gfo/Idh/MocA family protein, with product MTSTRRSFIKTLSAASALAAVPAIPGFAYIPNLKKIAPSDKIRLATIGMGIQGNFDTLAALKTPGVELVAVADLYDGRLEHAKTAFGKDKALFTTRDYREILARPDVDAVIVVVPDHWHDHITIAALNAGKHVYCEKPMVQHLNEGKAVINAWKKSGKTMQVGSQRISSAAFQEAKRMVQAGDIGEINYIESNNDRFSAIGAWNYSVPPDASTQTVDWDRFLGDAPKRPFDANRFFRWRNYRDYGTGVAGDLFVHLITGVHYVTNTLGPTRIFSSGNLAYWKEGRDVPDIMTSIMDYPKTAEHNAFQMVLRVNFANAGRINDVTRIIGNEGQIEFSENNLILTKKKLPVAPGYGGYDSFFTFTEPVQQEFVKQYDAKYPPDTRKAEPVQEVKFESPKDDDPHANHFADFFKNVREGSQGTIEDPVFGFRAAAPVLACNESYFTQKVVDWDPVTMTQTNAATKAPQKVMAKKKK from the coding sequence ATGACCTCAACGCGACGTTCCTTTATCAAGACCCTTTCGGCGGCTTCTGCATTGGCGGCAGTACCCGCCATCCCCGGCTTTGCCTACATCCCGAACCTGAAAAAAATTGCGCCCAGCGACAAGATTCGACTGGCGACGATTGGCATGGGTATTCAGGGAAATTTCGACACACTGGCCGCGTTGAAGACGCCCGGCGTCGAACTGGTGGCCGTGGCCGATCTGTACGACGGGCGGCTCGAACACGCCAAGACGGCGTTCGGTAAAGACAAAGCCCTGTTTACGACCCGTGACTACCGCGAAATTCTGGCCCGCCCCGACGTCGACGCGGTAATCGTCGTAGTACCCGACCATTGGCACGATCACATCACGATCGCGGCTCTGAACGCGGGCAAACACGTGTACTGCGAGAAACCGATGGTGCAGCACCTTAACGAAGGCAAAGCCGTCATCAACGCGTGGAAGAAGTCGGGTAAGACGATGCAGGTGGGCAGTCAGCGGATCAGCAGCGCAGCTTTTCAGGAAGCCAAGCGTATGGTGCAGGCAGGCGACATTGGGGAGATTAATTACATCGAATCCAACAACGATCGGTTCAGCGCCATCGGAGCCTGGAACTACTCGGTACCACCCGATGCTTCAACCCAAACCGTCGACTGGGACCGGTTTCTCGGTGATGCGCCAAAACGTCCGTTCGACGCTAACCGTTTTTTCCGCTGGCGCAACTACCGCGACTACGGTACCGGCGTCGCGGGCGACCTATTCGTTCACCTGATTACGGGCGTACATTACGTTACGAATACGCTGGGGCCGACCCGTATTTTTTCGTCGGGAAATCTGGCGTACTGGAAGGAAGGGCGCGACGTGCCCGACATCATGACGAGCATTATGGACTACCCCAAAACGGCAGAACATAATGCCTTCCAGATGGTGCTGCGGGTCAACTTTGCCAACGCGGGACGTATTAACGACGTGACGCGCATCATCGGCAATGAGGGACAGATTGAGTTCTCGGAAAACAACCTGATCCTGACCAAGAAGAAGCTGCCCGTCGCGCCCGGCTACGGCGGCTACGACAGTTTCTTTACGTTCACCGAACCCGTGCAGCAGGAATTCGTCAAGCAGTACGACGCCAAATACCCGCCCGATACGCGTAAGGCTGAACCCGTACAAGAGGTCAAATTTGAGTCGCCGAAGGACGACGATCCGCACGCCAATCACTTCGCCGATTTTTTCAAGAATGTTCGCGAAGGCAGTCAGGGTACGATCGAAGACCCCGTTTTCGGCTTCCGGGCCGCGGCCCCGGTGCTGGCCTGCAACGAAAGCTACTTTACGCAGAAAGTCGTTGACTGGGACCCGGTTACGATGACACAAACAAATGCCGCTACGAAAGCACCACAAAAGGTGATGGCGAAAAAGAAGAAATAG